The Pan paniscus chromosome 12, NHGRI_mPanPan1-v2.0_pri, whole genome shotgun sequence genome window below encodes:
- the PDIA6 gene encoding protein disulfide-isomerase A6, with amino-acid sequence MALLVLGLVSCAFFLAVNGLYSSSDDVIELTPSNFNREVIQSDSLWLVEFYAPWCGHCQRLTPEWKKAATALKDVVKVGAVDADKHHSLGGQYGVQGFPTIKIFGSNKNRPEDYQGGRTGEAIVDAALSALRQLVKDRLGGRSGGYSSGKQGRSDSSSKKDVIELTDDSFDKNVLDSEDVWMVEFYAPWCGHCKNLEPEWAAAASEVKEQTKGKVKLAAVDATVNQVLASRYGIRGFPTIKIFQKGESPVDYDGGRTRSDIVSRALDLFSDNAPPPELLEIINEDIAKRTCEEHQLCVVAVLPHILDTGAAGRNSYLEVLLKLADKYKKKMWGWLWTEAGAQSELETALGIGGFGYPAMAAINARKMKFALLKGSFSEQGINEFLRELSFGRGSTAPVGGGAFPTIVEREPWDGRDGELPVEDDIDLSDVELDDLGKDEL; translated from the exons GTCTGGTGAGCTGTGCCTTCTTTCTGGCAGTGAATGGTCTGTATTCCTCTAGTGATGATGTGATCGAATTAACTCCATCAAATTTCAACCGAGAAGTTATTCAGAGTGATAGTTTGTGGCTTGTAGAATTCTATGCTCCATG GTGTGGTCACTGTCAAAGATTAACACCAGAATGGAAGAAAGCAGCAACTGCATTAAAA GATGTTGTCAAAGTTGGTGCAGTTGATGCAGATAAGCATCATTCCCTAGGAGGTCAGTATGGTGTTCAGGGATTTCCTACCATTAAGATTTTTGGATCCAACAAAAACAGACCAGAAGATTACCAAG GTGGCAGAACTGGTGAAGCCATTGTAGATGCTGCGCTGAGTGCTCTGCGCCAGCTGGTGAAGGATCGCCTCGGGGGACGGAGCGGAGGATACAGTTCTGGAAAACAA GGCAGAAGTGATAGTTCAAGTAAGAAGGATGTGATTGAGCTGACAGACGACAGCTTTGATAAGAATGTTCTGGACAGTGAAGATGTTTGGATGGTTGAGTTCTATGCTCCTTGGTGTGGACACTGCAAAAA CCTAGAGCCAGAGTGGGCTGCCGCAGCTTCAGAAGTAAAAGAGCAGACGAAAGGAAAAGTGAAACTGGCAGCTGTGGATGCTACAGTCAATCAGGTTCTGGCCTCCCGATACGGG ATTAGAGGATTTCCTACAATCAAGATATTTCAGAAAGGCGAGTCTCCTGTGGATTATGACGGTGGGCGGACAAGATCCGACATCGTGTCCCGGGCCCTTGATTTGTTTTCTGATAACGCCCCACCTCCTGAGCTGCTTGAG ATTATCAACGAGGACATTGCCAAGAGGACGTGTGAGGAGCACCAGCTCTGTGTTGTGGCTGTGCTGCCCCATATCCTTGATACTG GAGCTGCAGGCAGAAATTCTTATCTGGAAGTTCTTCTGAAGTTGGCagacaaatacaaaaagaaaatgtgggg GTGGCTGTGGACAGAAGCTGGAGCCCAGTCTGAACTTGAGACCGCGTTGGGGATTGGAGGGTTTGGGTACCCCGCCATGGCAGCCATCAATGCACGCAAGATGAAATTTGCTCTGCTAAAGGGCTCCTTCAGTGAGCAAGGCATCAACGAGTTTCTCAG GGAGCTCTCTTTTGGGCGTGGCTCCACGGCACCTGTAGGAGGCGGGGCTTTCCCTACCATCGTTGAGAGAGAGCCTTGGGACGGCAGGGATGGCGAG CTTCCCGTGGAGGATGACATTGACCTCAGTGATGTGGAGCTTGATGACTTAGGGAAAGATGAGTTGTGA